The sequence below is a genomic window from Nitrobacter winogradskyi Nb-255.
GCTTGCGGGATTTTCCTCCGCGGTGTCGTCGGCCGTGATGGCGCAGGCCGGAACACAAGCCTCGGCAACGCCTTCCGCGGACGACATCAAGCAGCGCGAGCTGGAACTGGAAGCGATACGGGCGCAGCAGAAGAACGCGGTTGAACTGCAGGAGCGGCTGAAAGTCGATATCGCGGCGATCGGTCGAAATCGCGCCAAGCTCAATCAGCAGCTGATCGATGTCGCCGCCCGGGTTCGTGACATCGAGACCCAGATCACGGAGACCGAAGCGCGCCTGCTGCCACTCGGCGCGCGCGAACAGGAAATCCGGGACTCGCTGGATTCGCGGCGATCGGAGATCGTGGAAGTGCTCGCGGCGCTCCAGCGCGCCGGCCGCCGCACGCCGCCCGCTTTGCTGGTGCGGCCGGAGGATGCCTTGCAATCGTTGCGTACCGCGATCCTGCTCGGTTCCGTGGTGCCCGAGATGCGTGTGCGCGCGGAAAAGCTGGTGGCGGATCTCGATGAACTTGTCGGCCTCCGGACGTCAATCGCCGCCGAGAGGGATCGGATGGCGGCCGATCGCGACAGCCTCAAGGACGAACAGACCCGCCTCGCGACGCTGGTGGACGAACGACAGCGGCAGCAAAGCGGTATCGAAAAAAACATGGCCGCGGAGGCGGCGCGCGCGA
It includes:
- a CDS encoding murein hydrolase activator EnvC family protein yields the protein MAQAGTQASATPSADDIKQRELELEAIRAQQKNAVELQERLKVDIAAIGRNRAKLNQQLIDVAARVRDIETQITETEARLLPLGAREQEIRDSLDSRRSEIVEVLAALQRAGRRTPPALLVRPEDALQSLRTAILLGSVVPEMRVRAEKLVADLDELVGLRTSIAAERDRMAADRDSLKDEQTRLATLVDERQRQQSGIEKNMAAEAARAIELSRQVDTLQGLIAKLEQDLKSAAKAAATASRQGVPGSPNGKPNLGALKDPGRLSPAVAFASAKGLLALPVNGTRIRDFGGSDGAGGIEKGVSLAARPGAQVTTPCDGWVVYAGPFRSYGQLLILNAGGGYHVLIAGMERISVNIGQFVLTGEPVATMGSTSRVASILAANASQPVLYIEFRKDGTPIDPGPWWAANRGQKVRG